Proteins from one Staphylococcus saprophyticus subsp. saprophyticus ATCC 15305 = NCTC 7292 genomic window:
- a CDS encoding ABC transporter permease — MRKLNRFLFIPYVLWMILFIIVPVLLLVYFSLFDIQGHFSFENYKQMFSWKYFSMIWDSVIFAAVITIITLFISYPAAYFIRNSKYQNLWLMILIIPTWINLLLKTYAFIGLLSHDGVINQMLNLLHLPKMDLLFTVPAFILVASYIYIPFMILPIFNSMKDIPNNILQASSDLGASPFTTFRKIILPLTKQGVLTGVQVTFIPALSLFMITRLIAGNKVINIGTAIEEQFLVIQNYGMGSTIALCLILFMALVLIITNTKSTNGKG; from the coding sequence ATGCGTAAACTGAATCGATTTCTCTTTATCCCATATGTATTATGGATGATATTATTTATTATTGTACCTGTGTTATTACTTGTTTATTTTTCACTATTTGATATTCAGGGTCATTTCAGTTTTGAAAATTATAAACAAATGTTTTCGTGGAAATACTTTAGCATGATTTGGGATTCAGTTATTTTTGCAGCTGTCATTACTATCATTACATTGTTCATTAGTTATCCAGCTGCTTATTTTATACGAAATTCAAAATATCAAAATTTATGGTTAATGATACTCATTATTCCAACTTGGATTAATTTACTTCTAAAGACCTATGCATTTATAGGGTTATTGAGTCATGATGGTGTTATCAATCAAATGTTAAATTTATTACATTTACCTAAAATGGATTTATTATTTACTGTACCTGCATTTATACTTGTTGCCAGTTATATTTATATACCATTTATGATTTTACCCATTTTCAATAGTATGAAAGACATCCCTAATAACATTTTACAAGCCTCTAGTGATTTAGGTGCTAGTCCGTTTACGACTTTCCGAAAAATCATCTTACCACTTACAAAACAAGGTGTGTTAACAGGGGTTCAAGTGACATTTATTCCAGCATTATCGTTATTTATGATAACAAGGTTAATTGCTGGAAATAAAGTGATTAACATAGGAACTGCGATAGAGGAACAATTTCTAGTGATTCAAAACTACGGCATGGGTTCCACTATAGCATTATGTTTGATTCTCTTTATGGCGTTAGTGTTAATCATTACGAATACTAAATCTACAAATGGAAAAGGGTGA
- the auxB gene encoding lipoteichoic acid stability factor AuxB: protein MSGEQYTQVRRPVSRLAEKVLGWLSWVFLLLLTVITMFIALVSFSSETSIQNLETTLNGNDFVQQILANNSLNTTQFVIWLQNGVWAVIVYFIVCLLLSFLALISMNIRILSGFLFLLATVITLPLVLLFVPLIIPILFLIVAIMMFARKDKVETVPAYYTEGYRGHYSDYDQPSEPEPQPQYYEKQQTADVEQPTNDDSLRRGGYSSEVANKVNGKNDATEEEPQVLSRQEKYNYKQKKQNETQADAQNVEDDFGNVSDVYDESGEYVSKHNQEDEAAAAQRRQEEHEAEQRRQQAEYEEQQRRQQAEAEEAARLKQEKAEEKMRVKQEKKERKKREKERRKQQPSAVSQRRQNFEERKKMTSHETEKDQQDKS from the coding sequence ATGTCAGGAGAGCAATATACTCAAGTTAGACGACCAGTGAGTCGACTAGCAGAAAAAGTATTAGGTTGGTTAAGTTGGGTATTCTTATTACTACTAACCGTAATTACGATGTTTATTGCACTAGTATCTTTTAGTAGTGAAACATCAATACAAAATTTAGAAACAACGCTAAATGGTAATGACTTTGTTCAACAAATTCTAGCAAATAATAGTTTGAATACGACACAATTTGTTATTTGGCTACAAAATGGTGTATGGGCAGTCATTGTATACTTTATCGTATGTTTACTGTTATCATTCTTAGCACTGATATCTATGAATATTAGAATCTTATCAGGGTTCTTATTTTTATTGGCTACGGTTATAACATTACCGCTCGTATTATTATTTGTACCACTTATCATACCAATTCTATTTTTAATCGTTGCAATCATGATGTTTGCTCGAAAAGACAAAGTAGAAACAGTACCTGCATATTATACTGAAGGTTATAGAGGTCATTATTCTGATTATGATCAACCGTCAGAACCAGAACCACAACCTCAATATTATGAGAAACAACAAACTGCTGATGTTGAACAACCTACTAATGATGATTCGTTAAGAAGAGGGGGCTATTCATCTGAAGTTGCTAATAAAGTAAATGGTAAAAATGATGCGACTGAAGAGGAACCTCAAGTTCTATCAAGACAAGAAAAATACAACTATAAGCAGAAAAAACAAAATGAGACGCAAGCAGATGCGCAAAATGTGGAAGATGATTTTGGTAATGTGAGTGATGTGTATGATGAATCTGGTGAATACGTATCTAAGCATAACCAAGAAGATGAAGCAGCTGCAGCACAACGTAGACAAGAAGAACATGAAGCGGAGCAACGTCGTCAACAAGCTGAGTATGAAGAACAACAACGTCGACAACAAGCTGAGGCCGAAGAAGCGGCGCGATTAAAACAAGAAAAAGCTGAAGAAAAAATGCGTGTTAAGCAAGAGAAGAAAGAACGTAAGAAACGCGAAAAAGAAAGACGCAAACAACAGCCGAGCGCAGTTAGTCAACGCAGACAAAATTTTGAAGAACGCAAAAAGATGACGTCTCATGAAACTGAAAAAGATCAACAAGATAAATCGTAA
- a CDS encoding ABC transporter substrate-binding protein gives MKRFLQLIIISIVVGVICLLISQKFTSKDHSASGEKIYVYNWGEYIDPSLIKKFQKETGIEVVYETFDSNEAMEAKIRNGGTNYDVAFPSEYTVQKLKKENLLLPLNHEKIPNMKNLDSDYMNMSFDQGNRYSVPYFFGTVGILYNKKAYPNDHFDSWKQLYDKKYNNDVLLVDGAREAIGLALNKLGYSLNDTNSQHLAEAEKTLSHLGPNVKGVVGDEITMMLEQHEANVAVVWSGVAAPMVQGSDEFNYVVPKEGSNLWFDNMVMPKTAQNKAGAYKFMNFLLDEEISKQNTEWVGYATPNKAAREKLPDEVKNDKRFYPTQQDQNRLEVYKDLGKETLSEYNERFLNFKISLK, from the coding sequence ATGAAACGATTTTTACAATTAATTATAATTTCAATTGTTGTTGGCGTGATTTGTTTACTTATAAGTCAAAAGTTCACATCTAAAGACCATTCTGCGAGTGGTGAAAAAATATATGTCTATAACTGGGGAGAGTATATCGATCCTAGTTTGATAAAAAAATTCCAAAAAGAAACGGGTATTGAAGTAGTTTATGAAACATTTGATTCTAATGAAGCAATGGAAGCAAAAATACGGAATGGTGGCACAAATTATGATGTTGCTTTTCCAAGTGAATATACTGTTCAAAAATTAAAAAAAGAGAATTTGTTATTGCCGCTAAATCATGAGAAAATACCAAATATGAAGAATTTAGATTCAGATTATATGAATATGTCATTTGATCAAGGTAATCGATACTCTGTTCCTTATTTCTTTGGCACAGTAGGAATTCTTTATAATAAAAAAGCTTATCCGAATGATCATTTCGATTCTTGGAAGCAACTATATGATAAAAAGTATAACAATGATGTACTCTTGGTTGATGGTGCTAGAGAAGCCATAGGTTTAGCCTTGAATAAATTAGGCTACAGTTTAAATGATACAAATTCACAACATTTAGCAGAAGCTGAAAAAACATTATCACACCTAGGACCCAATGTTAAAGGTGTTGTAGGTGATGAAATAACGATGATGTTAGAGCAACATGAAGCAAATGTTGCGGTTGTATGGAGTGGCGTAGCAGCACCTATGGTACAAGGTAGTGATGAATTTAACTATGTTGTACCGAAAGAAGGATCTAATCTTTGGTTCGATAATATGGTGATGCCTAAGACAGCACAAAATAAAGCGGGCGCCTATAAATTTATGAACTTTCTATTAGACGAAGAAATTAGCAAGCAAAATACTGAATGGGTTGGTTATGCTACACCTAATAAAGCAGCAAGAGAGAAATTACCAGATGAAGTTAAAAATGATAAGCGTTTTTATCCTACACAGCAAGACCAAAACAGACTGGAAGTTTATAAAGATTTAGGTAAAGAAACATTAAGCGAATATAATGAGCGATTTTTAAATTTTAAAATCTCCTTGAAATAA
- a CDS encoding ABC transporter permease, whose protein sequence is MKWYGKLYLGILIAILYIPILFLMVYSFNSAGNMIHFEHFTLEHYQSLFSNDRLMSVIFNTIAVALLAAAFATVIGTMGAIGLYHLRNKKLKVSLLTLNNVLMVSSDVVIGASFLIMFTAIGHFTGLGLGFLTVLISHIAFCIPIVVIIVLPKLYEMNDHTLNAARDLGATELQVLNKVMLPHLMPAVIGGFFMALTYSLDDFTVSFFVTGNGFSVLSVEVYAMARKGISMEINAISTILFLVIMLGILAYYLIQNTLKHKKHSKRGVQQ, encoded by the coding sequence ATGAAATGGTACGGTAAATTATACCTTGGTATATTAATTGCAATATTGTATATTCCAATTTTATTTTTAATGGTATATTCATTTAATTCTGCTGGGAATATGATTCATTTTGAGCATTTCACTTTGGAACATTATCAATCCTTGTTTAGTAATGATCGTCTAATGTCAGTTATATTTAATACGATTGCTGTTGCCTTGTTAGCGGCGGCTTTTGCTACTGTGATCGGTACAATGGGAGCAATTGGTTTATACCATTTGCGAAATAAAAAATTAAAAGTTTCATTGTTGACGCTCAATAATGTATTAATGGTATCTTCTGATGTAGTGATTGGTGCTTCGTTTTTGATTATGTTTACAGCCATTGGCCATTTTACTGGTTTAGGTTTAGGATTTTTAACGGTGCTCATTTCTCACATTGCATTTTGTATACCAATTGTTGTGATTATTGTATTGCCTAAATTATATGAAATGAATGATCATACATTAAATGCAGCACGTGATCTTGGAGCGACTGAATTGCAAGTATTAAACAAAGTCATGTTACCTCATTTAATGCCCGCAGTTATTGGTGGTTTTTTTATGGCGCTTACCTATTCACTTGATGACTTCACAGTAAGTTTCTTTGTTACTGGTAATGGTTTTAGTGTACTATCTGTAGAAGTATACGCCATGGCAAGAAAAGGAATAAGTATGGAAATTAATGCGATTTCTACTATATTATTCTTAGTTATCATGCTGGGTATATTAGCTTATTATTTAATTCAGAACACGCTAAAACACAAAAAACATAGCAAAAGAGGTGTGCAACAATGA